A window of Primulina tabacum isolate GXHZ01 chromosome 4, ASM2559414v2, whole genome shotgun sequence contains these coding sequences:
- the LOC142543736 gene encoding ABC transporter B family member 21-like: MAAEEEALASSGQNLDDESSSGGHGTVSFYKLFSFSDAWDKLLIVVGTIAAIGHGLNPALMALLFGELADAFGGNQSGKILPVVSKVSLKLVYVALGCGVAAFLQVACWMITGDRQAARIRTLYLKTILQQDIAFFDKEVHTGEVIGRMSGDTVLIQEAMGEKVGKFIQLMSTFFGGFVIAFSKQWLLTLVMLSCIPPLMISGGVMSHMVAKMASRAQNAYASAAVVVEQTIGAIRMVASYTGEKQAVSDYSNSLEKAYKSGVHEGLATGLGLGSVMFMMFCSYALAVWYGGKIILEKDYNGGDVFTAIVAVLMGSMSLGQASPCIAAFAAGRAAAFKMFEIIDRKPEIDSFDDTGMIFGDIRGNIELKDVYFSYPARPTEEIFRGFSLSIPYGTTAALVGQSGSGKSTVISLIERFYDPSDGEVLIDGINIKEFQLKWLRSKIGLVSQEPVLFMGSIKDNIAYGKDGATNEEIRAAAELANAAKFIDKLPQGLDSMVGEHGAQLSGGQKQRIAIARAIIKDPRILLLDEATSALDAESERIVQEALDRIMINRTTVIVAHRLTTVRNANIIAVIHKGKMIEKGTHSELLEDPEGAYSQLIRLQEAHKDAEVVDEQDKASLSMEYYGRQPSQRASLHRLMSRRSSRLRSISSRHSMSITFDLSRGLSVSRTEIDDFELACYDEMNKHPKVPISRLVALNKPELPMLIVGSLSAILNGAIVPYFGILLSYVIKSYYEPPHKLRQDSRFWALMFVVLGAVSLVAYPLRTFFFGLAGCRLIRRIRLMCFEKVVNMEVAWFDEPENSSGVIGARLSADAATIRAIVGDALAQLVQDLSSAAVGLVIAFIANWQLALIVVGIVPLIGLNGYVQLKFMMGFSADAKLMYEEASQVANDAVGTIRTVASYCAEEKVIELYRQKCEGPVRMGIKRGLMSGIGFGLSLGLVFASYALAFYAGARLVDAGKTTFSDVFRVFFALNMAAVAISQSSTFAPDSSKATNATASIFAILDRKSNIDPSDGSGTMLENLKGEIELKHISFKYPTRPDFRIFRDLSLKIHSGKTVALVGESGSGKSTVISLLQRFYDPHSGVITIDGVDIQKFQLKWLRQQMGLVSQEPILFNETIRANIAYGKGGNATEAEIIAAAELANAHKFISGLQQGYDTMVGERGAQLSGGQKQRIAIARAMIKNPKIVLLDEATSALDAESERVVQDALDRVMMNRTTVVVAHRLSTIKGADIIAVVKNGVIVEKGKHDNLIKISDGFYASLVALHTSASS, from the exons ATGGCAGCAGAGGAAGAGGCTTTGGCATCGAGCGGCCAAAATCTTGATGATGAGAGCAGTTCAGGAGGGCATGGGACCGTTTCATTTTACAAGCTTTTCAGCTTTTCTGATGCTTGGGATAAATTACTGATAGTAGTTGGCACTATTGCAGCCATCGGGCATGGACTAAACCCGGCCCTTATGGCATTGCTCTTTGGCGAATTGGCCGATGCATTCGGTGGCAACCAATCTGGTAAAATACTTCCGGTTGTTAGCAAg GTATCGCTGAAGCTAGTGTATGTGGCTTTGGGGTGCGGTGTTGCTGCATTCCTCC AGGTGGCATGTTGGATGATCACTGGAGACAGACAGGCTGCACGAATTAGAACTCTTTATCTAAAAACTATTTTGCAGCAGGACATTGCTTTCTTTGATAAAGAAGTACATACTGGGGAAGTTATTGGAAGAATGTCCGGCGACACGGTTCTTATTCAAGAAGCCATGGGGGAAAAg GTAGGGAAGTTTATACAATTAATGTCGACATTTTTTGGAGGCTTTGTCATTGCCTTCAGTAAACAGTGGCTCCTTACACTTGTCATGCTATCATGTATTCCTCCACTCATGATATCTGGTGGAGTTATGTCACATATGGTAGCCAAGATGGCGTCCCGTGCTCAAAATGCGTATGCTAGTGCAGCAGTCGTGGTTGAACAAACAATTGGCGCAATTAGAATG GTTGCCTCCTATACCGGGGAGAAGCAAGCCGTGTCTGACTATAGCAATTCCCTGGAAAAGGCATACAAATCAGGTGTGCATGAAGGGCTGGCCACCGGACTAGGTCTTGGATCCGTAATGTTTATGATGTTCTGCAGTTACGCTTTAGCTGTTTGGTATGGTGGAAAGATAATCCTGGAAAAGGATTACAACGGAGGTGACGTCTTTACTGCAATTGTCGCAGTATTAATGGGTTCTAT GTCTCTAGGACAAGCATCCCCATGCATTGCCGCATTTGCAGCGGGACGAGCTGCGGCATTCAAGATGTTTGAAATTATAGACAGAAAACCGGAGATAGATTCGTTTGATGATACGGGAATGATATTTGGTGACATTCGAGGAAATATAGAACTGAAAGATGTTTATTTTAGCTATCCAGCCAGACCCACTGAGGAAATATTCCGAGGTTTCTCTTTATCTATCCCTTACGGCACAACCGCGGCATTAGTTGGGCAGAGTGGTAGCGGCAAGTCAACTGTGATTAGCTTGATTGAAAGATTTTATGATCCAAGTGATGGTGAAGTTCTAATTGATGGAATCAATATTAAAGAATTCCAGCTCAAGTGGTTGAGATCGAAAATTGGTCTCGTTAGTCAAGAACCTGTACTCTTCATGGGTAGCATCAAAGATAATATTGCCTATGGAAAAGACGGTGCAACTAACGAAGAAATTCGAGCAGCCGCTGAACTAGCAAATGCGGCTAAGTTTATTGATAAACTTCCCCAG GGCTTAGATTCTATGGTTGGTGAGCATGGGGCTCAGCTCTCTGGAGGACAAAAACAAAGAATAGCTATAGCCAGAGCAATTATAAAAGATccaagaatattacttttagaCGAGGCAACAAGTGCACTGGATGCAGAATCAGAGAGAATTGTTCAAGAAGCTCTTGACAGGATTATGATCAATAGAACAACTGTCATCGTTGCACATCGTTTGACCACAGTTAGAAATGCTAACATTATTGCTGTCATTCACAAAGGAAAGATGATTGAAAAAG GTACACATTCTGAACTATTAGAAGATCCTGAAGGAGCATATTCTCAGCTCATCCGCTTGCAAGAAGCACACAAGGATGCAGAGGTAGTTGACGAACAAGACAAAGCTAGTTTAAGTATGGAATATTATGGTAGGCAACCGAGTCAGAGAGCGTCACTTCACCGTTTAATGAGTCGGAGATCTTCCAGGCTAAGAAGTATCAGTAGTCGTCACTCAATGTCAATCACATTTGACCTGTCCAGGGGACTTAGTGTTTCCAGAACTGAAATAGATGATTTTGAGCTTGCCTGTTACGATGAAATGAACAAGCATCCAAAAGTTCCAATCAGCCGATTGGTGGCTCTTAACAAGCCTGAGTTGCCAATGTTAATTGTGGGATCTCTTTCAGCCATACTCAATGGAGCAATAGTTCCCTATTTTGGCATACTGCTTTCGTATGTTATTAAATCATACTATGAACCGCCACATAAGTTACGACAGGATTCAAGGTTTTGGGCACTCATGTTTGTGGTTCTCGGAGCAGTGTCATTAGTTGCATATCCACTGAGGACGTTTTTCTTTGGCCTGGCTGGTTGTCGATTGATAAGGAGAATCAGGCTTATGTGTTTTGAAAAGGTTGTCAACATGGAAGTTGCGTGGTTTGATGAACCTGAAAACTCAAGTGGCGTGATTGGTGCGAGGCTCTCTGCTGATGCTGCTACAATTCGTGCTATAGTAGGTGATGCACTTGCACAGTTGGTTCAGGATCTATCCTCAGCTGCAGTGGGATTGGTTATAGCTTTCATAGCAAACTGGCAGCTGGCACTTATAGTCGTTGGAATAGTACCTCTCATTGGTTTAAATGGATAtgtgcagctcaaattcatgaTGGGGTTTAGCGCAGATGCAAAG TTGATGTATGAAGAAGCAAGTCAAGTGGCCAATGATGCTGTGGGAACTATAAGAACAGTTGCTTCATATTGCGCAGAAGAAAAGGTGATTGAGCTATACAGGCAAAAATGTGAAGGCCCGGTAAGGATGGGGATAAAACGAGGATTAATGAGTGGAATTGGCTTTGGCCTATCTTTAGGTTTGGTATTTGCTTCCTACGCTTTGGCTTTCTATGCTGGAGCTCGGCTCGTTGATGCTGGAAAAACAACATTCTCCGATGTGTTTCGT GTTTTCTTTGCTCTAAACATGGCAGCGGTTGCAATATCCCAGTCAAGTACATTTGCCCCCGATTCAAGCAAGGCTACGAATGCTACCGCTTCTATATTTGCCATTCTTGACAGAAAATCAAACATTGATCCAAGTGATGGATCTGGCACAATGCTGGAAAATCTCAAGGGAGAAATTGAATTAAAACATATCAGTTTCAAGTATCCAACCAGAcctgattttagaatttttcgAGATCTATCACTGAAAATACACAGCGGCAAG acgGTGGCTCTTGTTGGAGAGAGTGGAAGTGGGAAGTCTACGGTGATTTCTTTATTGCAAAGATTTTATGATCCCCATTCAGGCGTTATCACAATTGATGGAGTCGACATTCAGAAGTTCCAGCTGAAATGGCTAAGACAGCAGATGGGACTGGTAAGCCAAGAGCCGATCTTGTTCAATGAAACAATTCGAGCCAACATCGCATACGGCAAGGGAGGAAATGCGACAGAGGCAGAAATTATAGCTGCGGCTGAGCTAGCAAATGCCCATAAATTCATCAGTGGATTGCAGCAG GGTTATGATACAATGGTGGGAGAACGGGGAGCTCAATTGTCAGGTGGACAAAAGCAACGAATCGCCATAGCTCGTGCCATGATAAAAAATCCCAAGATAGTACTATTGGACGAGGCTACAAGTGCACTGGATGCGGAATCCGAAAGGGTTGTTCAAGATGCTCTCGATAGAGTGATGATGAATAGAACTACTGTGGTCGTGGCTCATAGATTATCAACCATTAAAGGAGCAGACATTATTGCTGTTGTTAAAAACGGAGTAATAGTAGAGAAAGGGAAGCACGATAACCTCATCAAGATCAGTGATGGTTTCTATGCGTCGTTGGTGGCGCTACATACAAGTGCTTCATCTTAG
- the LOC142542098 gene encoding uncharacterized protein LOC142542098, which yields MCKLAQTLALSLFCSFGFGWVPALSALVLFFGSFLLSGRRSLQASPCPPLYYFYALWPIVMVALDDLFLWSLWPGVSFMSGFIWFLLSFRDLVALRLKSHLKWWNKSVFGDLFAKLAEAEQAVRIAEADCEAAPSDLHWTSLSNCNADLARVTAMEADFWRQKAACRWLEDDFSDFPLVISDLENANIAAPPSLEEDVFDAVLDFFRGSPLPQGFTATTITLIPKVMGAQAWSDFRPISLCNVTNKIISKLLYSRLKEVAERLVSWNQSGFVPGRGPMVFSVGCLEALWLFRAVNINGSLTGFFGSTRGLRQGDPLSPLLFILGAEYLSRGLDRLYRQYPAIRYRSGCDLLLSHLAYADDIIIFANGGTREMNSLMDFLHHYENCSGQLVNAVKSVIILPPRCSGRTRSRLLRITGFGEGCFPIKYLGVPLFRGNRVCSLFDPLVQMVSKKLEGWELKTLSPGSRMTLLRSVLLSVPIYMFQVVQPPLAVMERLENVFNGFLWGSRSLDKKWHWARWSRACLPVSEGGLGFRRLKDIVDSFSIKLWFRFRQGSSLWAKFMMRKYCQLVHPAYVSSAGFISPTWRRLLKIRARAESGIRWRIGVGDVAFWDDIWCGDVPLSSQVLLRGDRGVRVSHFLSDGAWDFDLLCSVVPPSVAETITLIPIASGEPDSAIWVHSSDGVFSLKSAWELVRLRDQVSDIFTPCWGSWLRPTMSFFLWRFWHQWLPVDDVLQRRGFELASKCQCCEMPETFTHIFIDSPLASDFRLFLSAWKRHPGWTARGHVKEFLPFIVLWFLWTARNDAKHRHLRISAETVKSQILSYLRLAHAASTVKPMHWRSVLQAARAMGIFVQLRRARKLTIVRWLRPPFGCFKLNVDGSSRGSPGDSTVGGVVRDSSGHVVVSFSIKADFTQESQMLYLIIDIGLKVVPDELRVLKIQKCKVITKSSKTGSEWCLVN from the exons ATGTGCAAGTtggcccagacacttgcactcTCCTTGTTTTGTTCTTTTGGATTTGGGTGGGTCCCAGCACTCTCCGCGTTGGTGCTTTTCTTTGGATCATTCTTGTTATCCGGCCGGCGCTCactgcaggcttctccttgccCGCCGctttattacttttatgctctcTGGCCGATTGTTATGGTGGCTCTGGATGATCTTTTTCTATGGTCTCTCTGGCCCGGAGTCTCATTCATGTCGGGATTTATATGGTTTCTACTTTCGTTCCGTGATTTGGTGGCTCTG CGCCTCAAAAGCCATCTGAAGTGGTGGAATAAGAGTGTTTTTGGTGATCTTTTTGCCAAACTTGCTGAGGCGGAGCAGGCTGTCCGGATTGCTGAGGCAGATTGCGAGGCTGCTCCTTCGGATTTGCATTGGACTAGTTTGTCCAATTGCAATGCAGATCTTGCTAGGgttaccgccatggaggcggatttttggcggCAAAAAGCCGCTTGTAGGtggttagaggatg ATTTTTCTGATTTCCCCTTGGTGATCTCGGATTTGGAGAACGCAAATATTGCTGCCCCTCCTTCTTTGGAGGAG gatgtttttgatgcGGTCCTGGATTTCTTTCGGGGTAGTCCCTTGCCACAGGGgtttactgccaccacgatcACATTGATTCCCAAAGTCATGGGTGCTCAGGCTTGGTCGGACTTTCGTCCTATCAGCTTGTGTAATGTGACTAATAAGATAATTTCCAAACTTTTATATTCTCGGCTGAAGGAGGTGGCGGAGAGGCTGGTTTCGTGGAATCAGAGTGGCTTTGTTCCAGGGCGG GGTCCAATGGTCTTTTCTGTTGGATGTCTTGAGGCATTATGGCTTTTCAGAGCAG ttaatatcaatggttcaCTCACTGGATTCTTTGGATCCACTAGGGGTCTCCGGCAGGGCGACCCTTTGTCCccacttcttttcattttgggggcagAGTACCTTTCGCGTGGTCTTGATCGTCTTTATCGTCAGTATCCTGCGATTAGGTACCGATCTGGTTGTGATCTCCTTCTTTCCCAcctggcctatgctgatgatatcattatttttgccaatggtgggacTCGTGAGATGAACAGTCTCATGGATTTTTTGCATCACTATGAAAACTGCTCGGGGCAGTTGGTGAATGCAGTTAAGAGTGTCAttattttgcctccgaggtgttCTGGTCGTACTCGTTCCCGTCTCCTTCGTATCACTGGGTTTGGGGAGGGTTGTTTTCCTATCAAATACCTCGGAGTTCCTTTGTTTCGTGGGAATAGAGTTTGCTCTCTTTTTGATCCCCTTGTGCAGATGGTGAGTAAGAAGTTGGAGGGTTGGGAGCTTAAAACTCTTTCCCCGGGGAGCCGTATGACTCTCCTTAGGAGTGTCCTCCTTTCGGTTCCCATTTACATGTTCCAGGTAGTCCAGCCACCTCTGGCAGTTATGGAGAGGCTTGAGAATGTTTTCAATGGTTTCCTGTGGGGATCCAGATCCTTGGataagaaatggcattgggcgaGGTGGTCTCGTGCATGTCTTCCTGTCTCTGAAGGGGGTCTTGGATTTCGCAGGCTCAAAGATATtgtggatagcttctccattAAATTATGGTTTCGTTTTCGTCAAGGTTCATCCCTATGGGCCAAATTCATGATGAGAAAATACTGCCAGTTGGTGCATCCAGCTTATGTTTCATCTGCTGGgttcatttctcccacttggcgtcGTTTGCTTAAGATTAGGGCTCGTGCTGAATCTGGCATTCGATGGAGAATTGGGGTGGGAGATGTTGCTTTTTGGGATGACATCTGGTGTGGGGATGTTCCCTTGTCTAGTCAGGTCCTGCTTAGGGGGGATCGGGGTGTCCGTGTTTCTCACTTTCTTTCAGATGGGGCTTGGGATTTTGACCTCCTCTGCTCAGTTGTCCCACCCTCTGTTGCTGAGACTATTACTCTGATCCCTATTGCATCGGGGGAGCCCGATTCGGCTATTTGGGTGCATAGTTCTGACGGTGTTTTTTCGCTGAAATCCGCATGGGAGCTTGTCCGCTTGAGAGACCAAGTTTCTGATATCTTCACTCCTTGCTGGGGCAGTTGGCTGAGGCCTACTATGTCTTTCTTCCTCTGgaggttttggcatcaatggCTTCCAGTTGACGATGTGCTCCAGCGTCGTGGTTTCGAGCTGGCGTCtaaatgtcagtgttgtgagatgCCTGAGACATTCACGCACATTTTCATTGATAGCCCTCTTGCCAG TGATTTCAGACTCTTCCTCAGTGCTTGGAAGAGGCATCCGGGGTGGACTGCTAGGGGCCACGTGAAGGAGTTTTTGCCTTTCATTGTTTTatggtttctctggacggctcgTAACGATGCGAAACACCGTCATTTGCGCATTTCCGCGGAGACTGTTaagtctcagattttgtcttatttGCGCCTCGCTCACGCTGCGTCTACTGTTAAGCCCATGCACTGGCGGAGTGTTTTGCAGGCTGCGAGGGCTATGGGGATTTTTGTTCAGTTGCGTAGGGCTCGTAAACTGACGATTGTTCGTTGGTTGCGGCCGCCGTTCGGGTGTTTTAAATTGAATGtagatgggagttcgagaggtAGTCCTGGGGACTCTACTGTTGGTGGGGTTGTTCGTGACTCTTCTGGGCATGTGGTGGTTTctttca GTATTAAAGCTGATTTTACTCAGGAGTCACAGATGCTGTATTTGATTATAGACATTGGACTCAAAG TGGTGCCTGATGAACTGAGGGTTCTAaaaatccagaagtgtaaagtgatcactaagagttccaaaacaggcagtgAG TGGTGCCTGGTGAACTGA